In a single window of the Amycolatopsis sp. cg5 genome:
- a CDS encoding YciI family protein: MKYMLIMRATDETFEEFQNIDFTEIMNAMGKFNDEMIRAGVLVSAEGFEDPSNTVVVDYSGETPVVTDGPYGETKELFGGFWVINVASKEEAVEWAKRAPMAGAGSKAEIRRITSIDEFPQDNEWIKKERAWREATGQL; the protein is encoded by the coding sequence ATGAAGTACATGCTGATCATGCGGGCCACCGATGAGACGTTCGAAGAGTTCCAGAACATCGACTTCACCGAGATCATGAACGCGATGGGCAAGTTCAACGACGAGATGATCAGGGCGGGCGTGCTCGTCTCGGCCGAGGGGTTCGAGGACCCGTCGAACACGGTCGTCGTCGATTACTCGGGCGAGACGCCGGTCGTCACCGACGGCCCGTACGGTGAGACCAAGGAACTCTTCGGTGGCTTCTGGGTGATCAACGTGGCCTCGAAGGAGGAGGCCGTCGAGTGGGCCAAGCGCGCGCCGATGGCGGGCGCCGGCAGCAAGGCGGAGATCAGGCGGATCACCTCGATCGACGAGTTCCCCCAGGACAACGAGTGGATCAAGAAGGAGCGGGCGTGGCGCGAGGCCACCGGCCAGCTCTGA
- a CDS encoding RNA polymerase sigma factor produces MAEPTGREAVAAIWRIESARIVGALARYTGDFALAEDIAQEALAEALVTWPREGVPNKPAGWLLTVGKRRAIDAFRRRSALDERYTALAHDLGEGGALMTSVPDDPADDAAWDPDQIDDDVLALMFISCHPVLSREARVALTLRVVGGLTSDEIAKAFLVPTATVQARITRAKKTLGAAGVAFEVPAAEQRAERLGSVLSAIYVIFTEGSSASSGGDLIRFDLAGEAQRLARVLARLVPDEPEVHGLLALLELTAARFPARTGPDGEPVLLEQQDRSRWDRSAILRGRAALARAEKAGRGFGAYGLQAAIAECHAIAPSVDETSWERVVLLYEGLGKLMPSPVIELNRAVAVSMANGPEAALPLVDKLVAAEALPNTHLLPTVRGELLTRLGRVDEARVELEAAMGLCGNERERAVLRRKIDDLG; encoded by the coding sequence GTGGCCGAGCCGACCGGCCGTGAGGCAGTCGCCGCCATCTGGCGGATCGAGTCGGCGCGGATCGTCGGCGCGCTCGCGCGCTACACCGGCGATTTCGCGCTGGCGGAGGACATCGCCCAGGAGGCGCTGGCCGAAGCACTCGTGACCTGGCCACGCGAAGGCGTCCCGAACAAACCGGCTGGCTGGCTGCTCACCGTCGGCAAGCGCCGCGCGATCGACGCGTTCCGCAGGCGCTCGGCTCTCGATGAGCGGTACACCGCCCTCGCCCACGACCTGGGCGAGGGCGGTGCCCTCATGACCAGCGTGCCCGACGATCCGGCCGACGACGCCGCATGGGACCCGGACCAGATCGACGACGACGTGCTCGCGCTGATGTTCATCTCGTGTCACCCCGTGCTCTCGCGCGAGGCCAGGGTGGCGTTGACCTTGCGCGTGGTCGGCGGTCTGACCAGCGACGAGATCGCGAAGGCGTTCCTCGTGCCGACCGCGACCGTGCAGGCGAGGATCACCCGCGCGAAGAAGACGCTCGGCGCGGCGGGTGTCGCGTTCGAGGTGCCCGCGGCCGAGCAGCGTGCCGAGCGGCTCGGGTCGGTGCTCAGTGCGATCTACGTGATCTTCACGGAGGGTTCGTCGGCCAGTTCCGGCGGCGACCTGATCCGGTTCGACCTCGCGGGCGAGGCGCAGCGGCTCGCGCGCGTGCTGGCTCGTTTGGTCCCGGACGAACCCGAGGTGCACGGGCTGCTGGCGTTGCTCGAGCTGACGGCGGCGCGGTTCCCGGCGCGCACCGGGCCCGACGGTGAGCCGGTCTTGCTCGAACAGCAGGACCGCAGCCGCTGGGACCGCTCGGCGATCCTGCGTGGACGCGCGGCGCTGGCACGCGCCGAGAAGGCGGGCCGGGGCTTTGGCGCGTATGGCCTGCAAGCCGCGATCGCCGAGTGTCATGCCATCGCGCCGTCGGTCGACGAGACCAGTTGGGAGCGTGTGGTGCTCCTGTACGAAGGGCTGGGGAAGCTCATGCCGTCGCCCGTGATCGAGCTGAACCGCGCGGTCGCGGTCTCGATGGCGAACGGGCCAGAGGCCGCTTTGCCGTTGGTGGACAAGCTCGTCGCCGCCGAGGCGTTGCCGAACACGCATCTGCTGCCGACCGTGCGAGGCGAGCTGCTGACCCGCCTCGGCCGGGTCGACGAGGCCCGTGTGGAGCTGGAGGCGGCCATGGGGCTCTGCGGCAACGAACGCGAACGCGCAGTGCTGCGGCGCAAGATCGACGATCTCGGCTGA
- a CDS encoding M12 family metallo-peptidase, producing the protein MTLGRSSLSRGRTLATLAVAGLVVALLPTAGAAAPAGPASPWTKVEPGAAARSAKQSKEPEIRTERFAGFSLDRPMMTSGLQRVAAQPGEEVLLPTPEGTVQRFSLADTPVMESGLAAKHPEIKTYSGKGIDDPTATVRADLTPLGFHASVRSAKGSWFVDPYYKRDQSLYASYYGHDLSNQGAGPLVEHEEIDELVQDILPADAGPLVKLRTYRLALVTDPSYATYFGAENVTAAKVTLVNRVAQIYEDETAIRLLLINDTDKTNLNTTEAATGPNGPCGAAACYTAAQIAGCTGNLLSRNQIVLGQLVGASAYDVGHIGLGVNGGGVAGLGVVGGASKARGCTGLPTPVGDFYAVDYVAHEVGHQFAGNHTFNGTQVNCSGANRSPANSYEPGSGSSIMAYAGICQQDNLQPHSDPYWSQRSFTEISTFTSTTRPSISEVQNVSLTGFDGTDSFTLSYGGQTSAAIVRGTNYTAAGIKAAIEGTQGWPAGATVSVSGFGGGALNDTGFQVTFGGALAGIDVASLIVAGTGTSGFAGETVDGGPQENTGFKVEDTANHAPVVTVSPSYTIPVRTPFALNGSATDADGDMLKYLWEQNDRGAAAGTALVNNTKTAGPLFRQFGTAAIVTAEDTLKYYSPGENAVNGETTRVFPDYAQIAAGNTNAKTGACPAAPAPPAVVPATLVDCYSEFLPTADWTGFTGDRTLHFRLTARDYRPGGGGIGTADTALKLASTAGPFLVTSQATGGTFPGGSAQPITWDVAGTNVAPVDAANVKISLSTDGGLTFPHVLAESTPNDGSETLAIPDVATTKARVKIEAVGNVFFDLSDADFTIQASPRVTVPGDSSVQYSDALSLPVTAADPDSPAAGLTATATGLPAGLSLVDNGAGAWTISGTVTAAPGSYPVSVAVKDDSGLVGKSAFVIQVKPEDAVATYTGDALVYGSAVLFRATVQDNTDTSPGDVRSGTVTFSAGGQALCSAPLALLGTDATSGSGSCSAQLPPGSQPVTVTVGGNYAGTAAASVDLDRSRTTGAIVAGSLRASKSAGTYPAAAGSKIDLSLVLAHANAKTSGLGTVTFQSGGKRYQVLASAFESFGAKASLQSSSLDLRAKATLKEGSRVVGSGLTLRVTASGGFLGTHGAASVSLYDGEKLLFSSEWTGAATASSPLSGGAVLVA; encoded by the coding sequence TTGACGTTGGGAAGATCCTCGTTGTCGCGTGGCAGAACCCTGGCCACGCTGGCGGTCGCCGGGCTGGTGGTCGCGCTGCTGCCCACCGCGGGCGCCGCGGCACCGGCCGGACCGGCCAGCCCGTGGACCAAGGTCGAGCCGGGCGCGGCCGCGCGATCGGCCAAGCAGTCCAAAGAACCCGAGATCAGGACCGAACGGTTCGCCGGGTTCAGCCTCGACCGGCCGATGATGACCTCGGGACTGCAGCGGGTCGCCGCGCAGCCCGGTGAAGAGGTGCTGCTGCCGACGCCGGAAGGGACGGTGCAGCGGTTCTCGCTGGCCGACACGCCGGTGATGGAGAGCGGCCTCGCCGCCAAGCACCCGGAGATCAAGACCTACTCCGGCAAGGGCATCGACGACCCGACCGCGACCGTCCGCGCCGACCTGACGCCGCTGGGGTTCCACGCCTCGGTGCGCTCGGCCAAGGGTTCCTGGTTCGTCGACCCGTACTACAAGCGTGACCAGAGCCTGTACGCCAGCTACTACGGCCACGATCTGTCCAACCAGGGCGCGGGGCCGCTGGTCGAGCACGAGGAAATCGACGAGCTCGTCCAGGACATCCTGCCCGCCGACGCCGGTCCGCTCGTCAAACTGCGCACTTACCGGCTGGCGCTGGTGACCGACCCGTCGTACGCGACCTACTTCGGCGCGGAGAACGTCACCGCCGCCAAGGTCACGCTGGTGAACCGGGTCGCGCAGATCTACGAAGACGAGACGGCCATCCGGCTGTTGCTCATCAACGACACCGACAAGACCAATCTGAACACGACCGAGGCGGCGACCGGGCCGAACGGTCCGTGTGGCGCGGCGGCCTGTTACACGGCCGCGCAGATCGCGGGCTGCACCGGCAACCTGCTCAGCCGCAACCAGATCGTGCTCGGCCAGCTGGTCGGCGCGAGCGCGTACGACGTCGGGCACATCGGCCTCGGCGTGAACGGCGGCGGTGTCGCGGGACTCGGTGTCGTCGGCGGCGCTTCGAAGGCGCGTGGCTGCACGGGCTTGCCGACGCCGGTCGGTGATTTCTACGCCGTCGACTACGTGGCGCACGAGGTCGGCCACCAGTTCGCAGGCAACCACACCTTCAACGGCACGCAGGTGAATTGCTCGGGCGCCAACCGCAGTCCCGCCAACTCCTACGAGCCGGGCAGCGGTTCCTCGATCATGGCCTACGCCGGGATCTGCCAGCAGGACAACCTGCAGCCGCACAGCGACCCGTACTGGTCGCAGCGCAGCTTCACCGAGATCTCGACGTTCACCTCGACCACGCGGCCGTCGATCAGCGAGGTGCAGAACGTCTCGCTGACCGGGTTCGACGGCACGGACTCGTTCACCCTTTCCTATGGCGGCCAGACTTCGGCGGCGATCGTCCGGGGCACGAACTACACGGCGGCCGGCATCAAGGCCGCGATCGAAGGCACCCAGGGCTGGCCCGCCGGCGCGACCGTCAGCGTCTCCGGTTTCGGTGGCGGCGCGCTCAACGACACCGGGTTCCAGGTGACCTTCGGTGGCGCGCTCGCCGGGATCGACGTCGCTTCGCTGATCGTGGCGGGCACCGGCACCAGCGGTTTCGCCGGTGAGACCGTCGACGGCGGCCCGCAGGAGAACACCGGGTTCAAGGTCGAGGACACGGCGAACCACGCGCCGGTCGTCACCGTCTCGCCGTCGTACACGATCCCGGTCCGCACCCCGTTCGCGTTGAACGGCAGCGCGACCGACGCCGACGGTGACATGCTCAAGTACCTGTGGGAGCAGAACGACCGCGGCGCCGCGGCCGGCACGGCATTGGTGAACAACACCAAGACCGCCGGTCCGCTGTTCCGCCAGTTCGGCACCGCGGCGATCGTGACCGCCGAGGACACACTCAAGTACTACTCGCCGGGCGAGAACGCGGTGAACGGCGAGACCACGCGCGTCTTCCCCGACTACGCGCAGATCGCCGCGGGCAACACCAACGCCAAGACCGGCGCCTGCCCGGCCGCTCCGGCGCCGCCCGCCGTGGTGCCCGCCACGCTGGTGGACTGCTACTCCGAGTTCCTGCCGACCGCGGACTGGACCGGGTTCACCGGGGACCGGACGCTGCATTTCCGGCTGACCGCGCGTGACTACCGGCCGGGCGGCGGTGGCATCGGCACCGCCGACACGGCGCTGAAGCTGGCGTCCACCGCTGGTCCGTTCCTGGTGACCTCGCAGGCCACCGGCGGCACCTTCCCCGGTGGTTCGGCGCAGCCGATCACCTGGGACGTCGCCGGCACCAACGTGGCGCCGGTCGACGCGGCCAACGTGAAGATCTCGCTGTCGACCGACGGCGGCCTGACCTTCCCGCACGTGCTGGCCGAGAGCACGCCGAACGACGGCAGCGAGACGCTGGCGATCCCGGACGTGGCCACCACGAAGGCACGCGTCAAGATCGAGGCGGTCGGCAACGTGTTCTTCGACCTGAGCGACGCCGACTTCACCATCCAGGCCTCGCCCCGCGTGACGGTGCCCGGCGACTCGTCGGTGCAGTACAGCGACGCGCTTTCGCTGCCGGTCACGGCCGCGGACCCGGACAGCCCCGCCGCGGGTCTCACCGCGACCGCGACCGGACTGCCTGCCGGACTGTCCCTTGTGGACAACGGAGCCGGTGCCTGGACGATCTCGGGCACCGTCACGGCGGCGCCGGGTTCCTACCCGGTTTCCGTGGCGGTCAAGGATGATTCCGGCCTGGTCGGCAAGTCCGCGTTCGTCATTCAGGTGAAGCCGGAGGACGCCGTCGCGACGTACACCGGCGACGCGCTGGTGTACGGCAGCGCGGTGCTGTTCCGCGCGACCGTGCAGGACAACACCGACACCAGCCCCGGCGACGTCCGTTCCGGGACGGTCACCTTCTCGGCCGGTGGCCAGGCGCTGTGCTCGGCGCCGCTGGCACTGCTCGGCACGGACGCCACGTCCGGGTCGGGTAGCTGCTCCGCGCAGCTTCCGCCGGGTTCGCAGCCGGTGACGGTCACCGTCGGCGGCAACTACGCGGGCACGGCCGCGGCTTCGGTCGACCTGGACCGTTCGCGGACGACCGGGGCGATCGTCGCCGGCAGCCTGCGCGCGTCGAAGTCGGCGGGCACGTACCCGGCGGCGGCCGGGTCGAAGATCGACCTGTCCCTGGTGCTGGCGCACGCCAACGCCAAGACGAGCGGCCTGGGCACGGTCACGTTCCAGTCCGGTGGCAAGCGGTACCAGGTGCTCGCGTCCGCGTTCGAATCCTTTGGCGCCAAGGCGTCGCTGCAGTCGAGCTCGCTCGACCTGCGCGCCAAGGCCACGCTGAAGGAGGGCTCGCGCGTGGTCGGCTCCGGGCTGACGCTGCGCGTCACCGCCTCCGGCGGGTTCCTCGGTACGCACGGCGCGGCTTCGGTTTCGCTCTATGACGGGGAAAAGCTGCTGTTCTCGTCCGAGTGGACCGGCGCTGCGACGGCGTCGAGCCCGCTGAGCGGCGGGGCGGTACTGGTCGCCTGA